Proteins from a genomic interval of Phaeobacter piscinae:
- a CDS encoding ATP-binding cassette domain-containing protein produces MTIAALRNSPRSDRNQMLRQLKLQLYKHGLLGRKKFQIIFQDPYSSLNPRQRVGSLIRTPLDLLDVGTPEERDRKVDELLELVGLRPEARNLFPHQFSGGQRQRIGIARALATSPDLIVCDEPVSALDVAIQAQILNLMKDLQDELQLTYLFISHDMGVVSYLCHEVAVMYLGVFVEHGELERNPKIASASLYPHSFVGDPENRSGQSQLV; encoded by the coding sequence GTGACGATTGCTGCACTGCGAAATTCGCCCCGCTCTGATCGCAATCAGATGCTGCGTCAACTAAAGCTTCAGCTGTACAAGCACGGTTTGCTCGGCAGAAAGAAGTTTCAGATTATTTTCCAGGATCCATATTCCTCCCTAAACCCGCGCCAGCGAGTAGGATCTCTGATCAGAACGCCGCTGGACCTTCTTGATGTCGGCACCCCGGAAGAGCGGGACAGGAAGGTTGACGAACTTCTCGAACTTGTCGGGCTGCGTCCGGAGGCACGAAATTTGTTCCCGCACCAGTTTTCCGGCGGGCAGCGCCAGCGCATAGGCATCGCCCGCGCTTTGGCGACTTCGCCGGATCTAATTGTTTGCGACGAGCCTGTTTCCGCACTGGATGTAGCCATTCAAGCCCAAATTCTGAACCTGATGAAAGATCTGCAGGACGAGCTGCAGCTGACCTACCTGTTCATCTCACATGACATGGGGGTGGTCAGTTACCTTTGCCACGAGGTTGCAGTTATGTATCTGGGTGTATTCGTGGAACACGGGGAACTCGAAAGAAATCCTAAAATAGCCTCTGCATCCCTATACCCGCATTCTTTTGTCGGCGATCCCGAAAATCGATCCGGCCAATCGCAGCTTGTTTGA
- a CDS encoding DUF2796 domain-containing protein → MKRTLSLLAVVAALPALAEGTRELDAHEHGVGTLNIAIEDTTVSMEFEAPGADIVGFEYTAKSEADISAVNAALASLSSPLQLFAVPDSALCSMVDAHAALAGGEEHEDHADEHAHEEHEHEEHDSDHNDSHAEHAAHSEFHANYTLDCAKPEALSNMTFAYFTAFPHAQSVDVQVIKSTGARAYQVDRNAPVLNLEP, encoded by the coding sequence ATGAAACGAACCCTCTCATTGCTTGCTGTCGTCGCCGCTCTGCCTGCATTGGCAGAAGGCACGCGCGAACTTGATGCCCATGAACATGGCGTTGGGACGCTCAACATTGCGATCGAAGACACAACGGTCTCAATGGAATTCGAAGCTCCAGGGGCAGACATTGTCGGGTTTGAATACACCGCCAAAAGCGAGGCTGATATCTCCGCAGTTAACGCAGCACTTGCCTCACTCAGCTCACCTTTGCAGTTGTTCGCTGTCCCGGATTCAGCGCTCTGCAGCATGGTGGATGCGCATGCAGCGCTCGCAGGCGGGGAAGAACATGAGGATCATGCTGACGAACACGCGCATGAGGAGCATGAACACGAAGAGCATGATAGTGACCATAATGACAGTCACGCAGAGCATGCTGCCCACTCCGAGTTTCATGCAAACTACACACTAGATTGTGCGAAACCTGAGGCGTTGAGTAACATGACATTTGCCTATTTCACTGCCTTTCCGCATGCGCAGAGCGTAGATGTGCAAGTGATCAAATCAACTGGTGCACGCGCCTATCAGGTTGACCGTAACGCCCCAGTCCTAAACCTGGAGCCTTGA
- a CDS encoding ABC transporter ATP-binding protein — MVDATLNINDLAYRWPGRDGFSLTVPHLSVAAGETVLLLGESGSGKSTLLSLICGTVLPDRGKISIAGRTISALNGGARDTFRADHIGVIFQQFNLLPFGTVIDNILLPLRFAPSRRQRVSDANAEASRLCSALNLPEDIISAKARTLSVGQQQRVAVARALIGTPPLIIADEPTSALDSGVQSAFLDLLFTQTASHGSSLLMVSHDARLSACFDRVVHMEDIAQVKRAMT; from the coding sequence GTGGTTGATGCAACGCTGAATATCAACGATCTGGCCTATCGCTGGCCGGGTCGTGATGGGTTCTCGCTGACGGTCCCGCACCTTTCGGTAGCAGCAGGTGAAACCGTGCTGTTGCTCGGCGAAAGCGGTTCCGGAAAATCCACGCTTTTGTCGTTAATCTGCGGCACAGTCCTGCCGGATCGTGGAAAGATCTCGATCGCGGGCAGGACTATCTCTGCGTTAAATGGTGGCGCGCGTGACACGTTCAGAGCAGATCATATTGGAGTTATCTTTCAACAGTTTAACCTGTTGCCATTTGGAACGGTGATAGACAATATTCTGCTCCCGCTCCGCTTTGCGCCGTCACGGCGACAGCGTGTAAGTGATGCAAACGCGGAGGCATCGCGATTGTGTTCTGCGCTCAATTTGCCAGAGGATATTATCAGCGCCAAGGCCCGGACCCTGAGCGTGGGCCAACAGCAACGCGTCGCAGTGGCCCGAGCATTGATCGGCACCCCTCCGTTGATCATCGCTGACGAGCCCACCTCCGCACTTGATAGCGGTGTGCAGAGCGCCTTTTTAGACTTACTTTTTACTCAGACAGCCTCGCATGGCTCCTCGCTGCTGATGGTCAGCCATGACGCACGGCTCAGCGCATGTTTTGACCGTGTGGTCCATATGGAAGATATCGCTCAAGTTAAAAGGGCGATGACATGA
- a CDS encoding oligopeptide/dipeptide ABC transporter ATP-binding protein translates to MSAIPKIDPANRSLFDAQKLAGDPPSPINPAPGCRFASRCPHAKEICKSEMPALQSVSKNGMYRRVACHFAGEI, encoded by the coding sequence TTGTCGGCGATCCCGAAAATCGATCCGGCCAATCGCAGCTTGTTTGACGCGCAAAAGCTTGCCGGGGATCCGCCGAGCCCGATCAATCCGGCGCCAGGATGTCGTTTTGCCAGTCGCTGTCCGCACGCAAAAGAAATCTGCAAAAGCGAAATGCCTGCACTTCAATCTGTGTCGAAGAACGGCATGTACAGGCGCGTCGCATGTCATTTCGCCGGTGAAATCTAA
- a CDS encoding Fur family transcriptional regulator has translation MRKRAAARQLDVLSVLKACDKPMTAYQILEQLQIAEPNIAPPTVYRTLSALTDQGRAHRLESINAFVPCRCSHAESVPVLAICDDCGTVDEHDGSELLPKLTALTGQNAFHAVRHIVEIHGLCGACAA, from the coding sequence ATGAGAAAGCGTGCTGCTGCTCGGCAACTGGATGTACTGAGCGTGCTGAAAGCATGCGACAAGCCGATGACCGCGTATCAAATTCTTGAGCAACTTCAGATAGCTGAACCTAATATCGCGCCGCCGACCGTGTATCGTACACTTTCGGCGTTGACCGACCAGGGGCGCGCCCATCGTCTTGAATCGATCAATGCCTTTGTGCCCTGCCGTTGCAGCCACGCCGAGAGCGTGCCTGTCTTGGCGATATGTGATGATTGCGGCACCGTTGACGAACATGACGGTAGCGAGCTGCTACCGAAACTCACGGCCCTGACCGGCCAAAATGCCTTTCATGCCGTGCGTCATATCGTCGAAATCCACGGATTGTGCGGCGCATGTGCTGCTTGA
- a CDS encoding ABC transporter permease: protein MILRLAVASLFARALTVGMTILAIALSVALFLGVEKIRTGAKASFADTISGTDLIVGARSGSVQLLLYSVFRIGNATNNVTWESYQDIARRPDVDWIVPISLGDSHRQFRVMGTTKAFFDHYKYRQGRSLEMADGTRMDDLFDTVIGADVAATFGYHVGDPIVVAHGLASFAQHKDQPFRVSGILEKTGTPVDRTVIVSMEAIEAIHVDWKSGAQIPGQSTPVDVIREMELTPKAITAALIGVESPLQTFTLQRAINDYREEPLLAILPGVALQELWSIVGIAETALLAVSAMVVVTALIGMMATIFSSLNERRREMAIFRAMGARPLTILSLLVLEAMVMATVGAVLGLVLQYVGLLVAQPFLDSIFGLWIPIDAPTLREVWLILGVICAGVIVSLIPAMRAYRMSVADGMVVKT from the coding sequence ATGATATTGCGCCTTGCAGTTGCTTCGCTCTTCGCACGGGCGTTGACCGTCGGCATGACAATCCTTGCCATCGCGTTATCTGTCGCCCTGTTTCTTGGTGTCGAGAAAATACGGACCGGCGCCAAGGCAAGCTTTGCCGATACGATTTCCGGCACAGATCTAATCGTCGGCGCCCGGTCTGGATCTGTGCAGCTGCTGCTCTACTCTGTTTTCCGCATTGGCAATGCCACCAACAATGTGACCTGGGAGAGCTATCAAGACATTGCAAGGCGACCCGATGTTGACTGGATCGTTCCGATTTCACTGGGCGACAGCCATCGTCAGTTTCGCGTCATGGGCACAACCAAAGCATTCTTCGATCACTATAAATACCGCCAAGGCCGGTCCCTAGAGATGGCGGATGGTACTCGGATGGATGATCTCTTTGATACCGTGATTGGTGCCGATGTTGCTGCCACGTTTGGCTATCATGTTGGGGATCCCATTGTCGTGGCGCACGGGCTTGCCTCTTTTGCCCAGCATAAAGACCAACCTTTCCGCGTGTCCGGCATACTGGAGAAAACGGGCACACCCGTCGATCGCACAGTCATCGTGAGTATGGAAGCAATCGAAGCAATACATGTTGATTGGAAAAGCGGCGCCCAAATCCCCGGCCAATCAACGCCTGTCGACGTCATTCGTGAGATGGAGCTGACGCCCAAGGCGATAACCGCAGCCCTCATCGGCGTTGAAAGCCCACTCCAGACCTTCACGTTGCAACGCGCCATCAATGACTATCGCGAGGAGCCCCTGCTGGCGATTTTGCCAGGCGTTGCGCTGCAGGAGCTGTGGAGCATCGTCGGCATCGCAGAAACCGCTTTGCTTGCGGTGTCTGCGATGGTGGTGGTCACCGCTTTAATCGGAATGATGGCGACAATTTTTTCCAGCCTCAACGAACGGCGCCGCGAAATGGCGATTTTCCGCGCCATGGGCGCCCGACCCCTGACTATTCTCAGCTTACTGGTGCTGGAAGCAATGGTGATGGCCACCGTTGGCGCAGTTCTTGGGCTGGTGTTGCAATATGTCGGATTGCTGGTAGCCCAACCTTTCTTGGACAGCATTTTCGGCCTCTGGATACCGATTGATGCTCCGACGCTGCGCGAGGTCTGGCTCATACTGGGTGTAATCTGCGCTGGCGTGATTGTGAGCCTCATACCCGCGATGCGAGCCTACAGAATGTCTGTGGCTGATGGTATGGTCGTGAAAACGTGA
- a CDS encoding alanine/glycine:cation symporter family protein: MTAIVDFLNTVLWGYVLVYGLLAVGVYFTWRTGFLQFRHFAEFFRVIKSSRDTSAAGISPFQALTISLASRVGTGNLAGVAVAIYLGGPGAVFWMWIVALVGMATAYAESTLAQLYKVRNEDGQYRGGPAFYMARGIGSSAMGYVFSVCLIISFGLIFSAVQANSISVAMEEAFSIPKLATGLAVGGLAGIVIFGGIKSIARVAEKVVPGMAGLYILVALAIVVINIADVPAMLALIVKSAFGFEAAAGGFTGGFMAALLNGVKRGLFSNEAGMGSAPNIAAVAVPDPHHPSSQGLVQGLGVFIDTLVICTATALMILLSGVVDYSEGAPTGMALTQIALEQHIGALGPIFIGIAIPFFAFTSIIGNYSYAENAMEFLGMGRRIPLLVLKVLVVAMVIWGSLQAVTTVFNFADASMALMATVNLIAILILSKTVAKLTRDYFSQRRAGNEPVFEIAEYSELGDGVDQSIWNSDVERETRAADPE, translated from the coding sequence ATGACAGCAATCGTCGATTTCTTAAACACTGTCTTATGGGGATACGTCCTCGTATATGGTCTGCTGGCCGTCGGGGTCTATTTCACCTGGCGAACAGGCTTCCTGCAATTCCGGCATTTCGCCGAGTTCTTTCGCGTCATCAAGTCATCACGCGACACCTCTGCTGCCGGCATTTCTCCATTCCAAGCTCTGACAATTTCCCTGGCAAGCAGGGTAGGCACGGGTAACCTTGCCGGCGTTGCTGTGGCGATCTATCTCGGCGGCCCGGGTGCTGTTTTCTGGATGTGGATTGTCGCCCTCGTGGGGATGGCGACGGCTTACGCCGAATCCACGCTGGCACAGCTCTACAAGGTACGAAACGAGGATGGACAATACCGTGGCGGTCCTGCCTTCTACATGGCACGGGGCATCGGATCGAGCGCCATGGGCTATGTCTTTTCGGTATGTCTCATCATCAGCTTCGGACTGATTTTCTCGGCGGTTCAGGCCAACTCCATCTCCGTCGCCATGGAAGAGGCATTCTCTATCCCCAAACTGGCCACCGGCCTTGCTGTCGGCGGCCTGGCCGGCATTGTGATTTTCGGCGGCATCAAGTCCATCGCGCGGGTCGCTGAAAAAGTCGTTCCAGGCATGGCCGGGCTTTATATCCTCGTGGCACTCGCCATCGTGGTCATAAACATCGCCGATGTTCCCGCCATGCTGGCGCTGATCGTCAAGTCGGCCTTCGGATTCGAAGCGGCGGCGGGTGGCTTCACGGGTGGGTTCATGGCGGCCCTGCTCAACGGCGTGAAGCGCGGCCTGTTCTCCAACGAGGCGGGCATGGGTTCGGCCCCCAACATCGCAGCTGTCGCGGTCCCTGACCCGCACCACCCATCCAGTCAGGGGCTAGTGCAGGGTCTGGGCGTTTTTATTGATACCCTGGTCATCTGTACAGCCACGGCGCTCATGATCCTGCTGTCCGGCGTGGTTGACTATTCTGAAGGCGCACCCACCGGCATGGCGCTGACACAGATTGCGCTGGAGCAGCACATCGGGGCGTTGGGTCCGATCTTCATTGGGATCGCTATTCCGTTCTTTGCCTTCACCTCGATCATTGGCAATTATTCCTACGCGGAGAACGCAATGGAATTCCTCGGCATGGGCAGGCGCATCCCGCTTCTCGTGCTGAAGGTGCTCGTGGTTGCGATGGTGATTTGGGGGTCTTTACAGGCGGTCACGACCGTCTTCAATTTTGCCGATGCGTCGATGGCGCTCATGGCGACGGTAAACCTGATCGCAATCCTGATCCTGTCCAAGACTGTAGCAAAACTCACGCGGGACTATTTCTCGCAACGTCGAGCGGGAAATGAGCCCGTCTTCGAGATCGCTGAATATTCCGAGCTCGGCGACGGCGTGGATCAGTCGATTTGGAACAGCGACGTCGAGCGTGAGACGAGGGCCGCAGATCCCGAGTGA
- a CDS encoding VOC family protein, protein MKNLRNLCLGIAMVTTSAADLQAETKLPNMAVELVTLHTDNYSEMLVFYRDVLKLEVAFEQGEFANFVSTPTNLGLVSRSGMLETLGDSGFDGTRTGSGVGLGFYFDTDAQVDEAYAEIVDRGARVVSEPTKMPWGEYIGFFSDPDGNVHEFVSREKH, encoded by the coding sequence ATGAAAAACCTTCGAAATCTGTGTTTGGGGATAGCTATGGTCACAACTTCTGCTGCCGACCTCCAGGCCGAAACCAAATTGCCGAACATGGCGGTTGAGTTGGTCACGCTACATACGGATAACTATTCGGAAATGCTCGTCTTTTATAGGGATGTGCTGAAGCTCGAGGTCGCCTTTGAACAAGGTGAGTTCGCCAATTTCGTCTCAACCCCAACAAATCTTGGTTTGGTCAGCCGATCCGGTATGTTGGAAACTCTTGGCGACAGCGGTTTCGACGGAACTCGAACAGGTTCCGGTGTCGGGTTGGGATTCTACTTTGATACCGACGCACAAGTGGACGAAGCGTATGCAGAGATCGTGGACAGGGGCGCTCGCGTGGTTTCAGAGCCAACCAAGATGCCCTGGGGTGAATACATCGGGTTCTTTTCGGACCCGGATGGCAATGTCCATGAGTTTGTCTCTAGGGAGAAACACTAA
- a CDS encoding glycosyltransferase family 2 protein, whose translation MIALLTGQIYKAMVLKRNRYGYSMTHAGFAMTSDKVLERQLGAQCLAETTLLDCVLLPQSTGYLASLFFKSDTLVEDISTPDATVSPSRSGNGAVILDIPTTSPAEPVKLNILGQSFSLTAEPPETSLFAGLNVLLAIRNGESPETAATWMQYHARQHGMQAAVILDQSPPNESRLFIKELRNLAHTIKGLSQVVVIHSEIPLGQKGLPAEAHPSNAQNAPKRHWPEPPPIDPWRAPLGEFLIYEIIRRRFLSDARAVANIDLCDLLARPPEANIFDCAVQAGDKYIRILGTQTYPWRVRRNLDAAFADHICTAFDNNIGHPRWCVAPRGNKDGHIWHQSQIIGATAEPTQPSNFFRNMVLRHPTRNISHLVAKGSLLESPELLTLSREHLGGNPVRMPEKKPLLHPSAGTRTSVVTTMKNEGPFILEWLAYHRVIGVDDFLIYTNDCTDGTAALLRVLQDKGIVQHRDNPCRDTDTTPQHAAFQAAQQEPLIRDADWIVCMDVDEFINIKCGNGHLSDLYAAMQGANMISMTWRLFGNNNVSKFSGELVTREFTRCAREITRRPHQAWGFKTLFRNEGIFRKLGVHRPKGLRPHHWKDIHWVNGSGQAMPQQMFRSGWRSTIETYGYDLVQLNHYAVRSAESFLVKRDRGRVNHTERDQGLPYWFRMNNNSEEERSIQCLIPELEAEMARLLRDPDIAAAHDYVCRRHREQIDELKNRDDMRVLYQKITGDRLRKLSRMHAHFCTNVFLSGPDVIPNELTEQALPDDFLFTVPRTETKD comes from the coding sequence TTGATCGCCCTTTTGACAGGTCAGATTTACAAAGCCATGGTACTTAAAAGAAATCGCTACGGATATTCAATGACGCATGCAGGTTTCGCGATGACATCGGATAAGGTTCTGGAACGTCAGTTGGGCGCGCAATGTCTCGCAGAAACCACTCTACTGGACTGCGTTCTTCTACCCCAAAGCACCGGCTATCTGGCCAGTCTGTTCTTCAAATCTGACACTCTAGTCGAAGATATCTCAACACCGGATGCGACTGTTTCGCCAAGTCGGAGCGGAAACGGGGCTGTGATCCTGGATATTCCAACGACGAGCCCTGCTGAGCCGGTAAAGCTCAATATACTGGGTCAATCATTCAGTCTCACTGCGGAACCCCCGGAAACCAGTTTGTTTGCCGGCCTCAATGTGCTGCTTGCGATCCGCAATGGTGAAAGCCCGGAAACAGCCGCGACGTGGATGCAATATCATGCAAGGCAGCACGGAATGCAGGCAGCTGTCATTCTCGACCAATCACCACCCAACGAAAGTCGCCTTTTCATCAAAGAATTGCGCAACTTGGCGCACACGATCAAAGGGCTAAGCCAAGTAGTCGTGATACACTCGGAAATCCCACTGGGTCAGAAAGGACTGCCTGCAGAAGCGCACCCTTCGAACGCTCAGAACGCCCCTAAAAGACATTGGCCAGAGCCGCCGCCCATAGATCCATGGAGAGCACCTCTGGGCGAATTTCTGATCTATGAAATTATCCGGAGACGGTTCCTAAGCGACGCGCGCGCCGTTGCAAACATAGATCTATGTGACCTATTGGCCCGGCCACCCGAGGCGAATATCTTTGATTGCGCGGTGCAGGCTGGCGACAAATACATCCGCATACTTGGAACACAAACCTATCCGTGGCGCGTTCGCCGGAACCTAGATGCCGCGTTCGCTGATCACATCTGCACCGCGTTTGACAACAATATCGGCCATCCACGTTGGTGCGTCGCGCCTCGCGGCAACAAGGACGGCCATATCTGGCACCAAAGCCAGATTATCGGAGCCACAGCCGAACCGACCCAGCCGTCAAATTTCTTTCGAAACATGGTCCTGCGCCATCCAACACGGAACATCTCGCATCTCGTGGCAAAAGGAAGCTTGCTGGAATCGCCAGAACTGCTGACACTGTCGCGGGAGCATCTTGGCGGCAATCCGGTGCGTATGCCCGAAAAGAAGCCCCTGCTCCACCCAAGCGCGGGAACCCGGACATCGGTGGTCACGACCATGAAAAACGAGGGGCCGTTCATTCTGGAATGGCTGGCCTACCACCGGGTGATCGGGGTTGATGATTTTCTCATCTACACAAACGATTGCACGGACGGCACCGCTGCTCTCCTGAGGGTTCTGCAGGACAAGGGAATTGTCCAGCATCGTGACAACCCCTGCCGCGACACCGACACAACCCCACAGCACGCGGCCTTTCAGGCGGCTCAACAGGAACCCCTTATCCGCGACGCTGATTGGATCGTCTGTATGGATGTTGATGAATTCATCAACATCAAATGCGGTAACGGACATCTCAGCGATCTTTATGCAGCGATGCAAGGCGCCAATATGATTTCCATGACGTGGCGCCTGTTCGGCAACAATAATGTGTCGAAATTCTCAGGTGAGCTGGTCACACGAGAGTTCACACGATGCGCCCGCGAAATCACGCGCCGACCTCACCAGGCATGGGGCTTCAAAACGCTGTTCCGAAATGAGGGCATCTTCAGAAAGCTCGGCGTACACCGGCCCAAGGGGCTGCGACCGCACCACTGGAAGGATATCCATTGGGTGAACGGATCCGGGCAGGCTATGCCACAACAGATGTTCCGTAGCGGCTGGCGCTCGACCATTGAAACCTACGGATATGATCTGGTGCAGCTCAATCACTATGCGGTGCGCAGTGCTGAGAGTTTTTTGGTCAAACGGGATCGTGGCCGTGTGAACCACACAGAACGAGATCAAGGCCTACCCTACTGGTTTCGAATGAATAATAATTCCGAGGAAGAGCGATCCATTCAATGCCTGATCCCCGAACTGGAGGCAGAAATGGCAAGGCTGCTGCGTGACCCGGATATAGCCGCCGCGCACGACTATGTCTGTCGGCGGCATCGGGAGCAGATTGATGAGTTAAAAAACCGCGACGACATGCGAGTGTTGTACCAGAAAATCACAGGCGACAGGCTGCGCAAGCTGTCCCGAATGCATGCGCATTTTTGCACCAATGTATTTCTAAGTGGCCCGGATGTAATTCCGAATGAGCTCACCGAACAGGCTCTCCCAGACGACTTTTTATTTACGGTTCCGCGCACCGAAACCAAAGACTGA
- a CDS encoding DUF3299 domain-containing protein, producing the protein MVNRRTVMMGLAGSVTAPHMAFGATPREIMWEDLIPPGVPYSEIIGEGDLDMENDTWSPIYDTNATILNETLNGAFIKMPGFIIPFEISSDGVTDFMLVPYVGACIHTPPPPANQLVMVSTKTPWPGDLLWDPVWVTGTMRTQLQSTKLGQTGYSISADEMEVYVW; encoded by the coding sequence ATGGTGAATCGCAGAACGGTTATGATGGGTTTGGCGGGATCAGTCACCGCGCCGCATATGGCATTTGGAGCGACCCCCCGCGAAATCATGTGGGAGGATTTGATCCCACCCGGTGTTCCCTATTCGGAAATTATTGGTGAAGGCGATTTGGACATGGAGAATGATACATGGTCGCCGATCTACGACACCAATGCCACAATACTGAATGAAACGCTGAACGGTGCTTTCATCAAAATGCCTGGCTTCATTATTCCCTTTGAAATCAGCTCCGACGGCGTGACCGACTTCATGCTGGTTCCTTACGTCGGCGCCTGCATCCACACCCCGCCACCGCCTGCAAACCAGCTGGTCATGGTGAGCACCAAAACGCCTTGGCCGGGCGATTTGCTCTGGGATCCTGTTTGGGTAACAGGGACCATGCGAACGCAATTGCAGTCCACTAAACTTGGTCAAACCGGCTATTCCATCTCCGCCGACGAGATGGAAGTTTATGTCTGGTAA